The genomic segment TACTCAGAACTTTGGTTTTCAGATATTAATTGGCCGGATTTTCATGAGAAGCAATTGAAATGTGCAATATTAAATTATCAAAAAAGAGACAGAAGATTTGGAAAGGTTAAATAGAGGAGAAAATTATGAATAATAGATATATAGGAGCACTGATGTTAGCTCCGTTAATAATATTTTTAATTTTAGGTGGAGAGTACTTAAAATATAGTGTAATGGTACTTTCGCTTTTTGGAATGTATGAGTTCTATAAAGTTTCTAGAAAAAAACACTATAAGCCAATTGGAATTATAGGATATATTTTATGTATAGTATATTACTTGAATATGAGCAAGGATTTTTCAGCAAGTTTTAATGTATACATTTTAATAGTAACAATTCTTTTACTATTATGTATTCCGGTGATTTATACAAAATATAATTTTGTTGATGTGGCCCTCACTATATTCGGATTTTTATATGTGGCAGTATTTTTTAGTTTTATAGTGTTTATAAACAATAAAACCTACGGTCAATATTTAGTTTGGATTATATTTATTTGCTCGTGGGTCTGTGATACGTCAGCCTATTATTGTGGAAGATTTTTAGGTAAAGGTGGCAAACATAAGCTCTGCCCTAAAGTTAGCCCTAATAAAACAATTGAGGGCTCAATAGGAGGCCTTTTAGGCAGCACTATAGGGTGTACAATTTATGGCTATGTTATTTCAAAATATGGTGTACCTATTCAATTATATCATTACGCTATAATTGGCGTTCTTTGTGGCAGTTTCGGACAACTTGGAGATTTAATTGCGTCATCTATAAAAAGATTTGTAGGAGCCAAAGATTACAGTAGCCTTATTCCAGGACATGGTGGAGTTTTAGATCGGTTTGATAGTATTCTATTTGTGTCTGTGGTAGCATTTTATTATATTACATTTATATTAGTAATTTAAATTCATATATACTAAAGGTACAAGAAATTAATAGTGCACCTCCGCAGGAGATGATCTAATATACTTTAGTGATTAATAAAATCATATATTGAACAGAATGCAGATAAACAATTAGTTGTAAATTAGCATTACTGGCAATATATGATTTTATTATTACGTAAAATTTTAAAATAATAATTGGGTTATATTTTATATTAATATCTGCGTTGATTAATGAATATAATCAAAAGGAGCACTATATAATATATGTGAAATAATTACCCATATATTTGTAAATATTACTAGTTACTTTATTTTAGAACATAAATATGTTATATTATATGCTGTAGAAGAATTGCTTACTAAAAAAAACAGGTAAATTTATAAGTGTGAAATTAAAGGAAAAAACAAGATTTTGAAGTATAAATAACAGAATTACGTGAATGGAGAGAGTACATGAAGA from the Clostridium sp. CM027 genome contains:
- a CDS encoding phosphatidate cytidylyltransferase; translated protein: MNNRYIGALMLAPLIIFLILGGEYLKYSVMVLSLFGMYEFYKVSRKKHYKPIGIIGYILCIVYYLNMSKDFSASFNVYILIVTILLLLCIPVIYTKYNFVDVALTIFGFLYVAVFFSFIVFINNKTYGQYLVWIIFICSWVCDTSAYYCGRFLGKGGKHKLCPKVSPNKTIEGSIGGLLGSTIGCTIYGYVISKYGVPIQLYHYAIIGVLCGSFGQLGDLIASSIKRFVGAKDYSSLIPGHGGVLDRFDSILFVSVVAFYYITFILVI